In Acropora muricata isolate sample 2 chromosome 13, ASM3666990v1, whole genome shotgun sequence, the DNA window TATTGTCTTGGAGAAACACAGAAAAGAGCCGAGGGCTCCAACCTAGAAGTCGTGCCTGCAAACCTCCCGATTAATATGCTACATCCGTCTCGTGATTACTAGTTCGGGTGTTGACTCGAGGAAACTCGAAGAAAACCCGATTGCTCCAATCTCAAAAAGTGTCGCAACATTTCATAAGCATACGCCACAGATGGGTTAAGCTTCTTGCTTCTCTACTCTGCTTTGAGACTTCTTATGTTGGATTCTCTAGATTTCccatctcaaaaaaaaaaattaagaaaactaaCATTTCATGATTTAAGATGATTTGATTTAGTTTGACCTCTAGTCTCCCTAATAAATAGAGAACTTGAAATTGGCTTAACAAGTCTGGGACTTAagagttattattattattaatattattattattttatttttaaatattttttttaggctttttatgttattagtagtgtttttagatagtcatttttcaacaattctttttatacacaagaagaatgtacagagggtataatattttaatatatttttttaatgtttatatttttaaatctgtaaacagtctatgaataaaattattattattaaaaaaaaagtattattattattattattattattttaaaacgtTTTCAGTGCTATTAATTGCTATCTACACTCTCCTAGAACAGGGGCCATTCCATGGCCCTGAGGTACAGCGTGAGATTTTTAATTGATGGACaggaaccccccccccccccaatgtGCGCGCCTTTCCAAGGAGGGTGATCTTCTAAACGCACGTAGATAGTTCCGGGTTTTTTcgtggtttttgtttttgcgcggaattgtcaaccagctttttaatttcCCCGTCACTGGTTTGTACaaaaagtattcttttgttttccacgACCGAtcaaaagtttagcttgaacgctTGCTCGTTTATGGGTCTTTATTCAGTCGAAATATAATCATACGACAATATCAAATCGGACGGCGGATATCGTCCGATGACCATCGTCggattttgtatcacgtgatcagtcTTATCCAGTGAGAGCCCGAAAAAAATTATTCGGTGAGTTATAAATATATATgcttaagcagcgctaaaacgcgatgatcaaattcattcattccaatccgtGTTTCAAAAtatggaaaattcctgtattatcatcatcataatcatcataattattattattattattattattattattattattattattattgttattaatgttACTGCCATCTGCAATACTGTGGTTGAGAGGTACAAGAGTGGTAAGATCTAGAAGAGCTGCATGTCACATTTTTAACATTGACTTAGATATTGAAACCAGTGAGGGAGCCATTTACTGAGAAActctttgtttactttttaaTTCATATACAGAGAACTTACCGAGTTTTCAAACTACGTAACCTTCTATTATTTATTGAATTTCAGATTTTCTCTTACATTTgtacattaaaatttttgtcACATGTGCAATAATATCTGAACTCCACCAGCCCAAAAGAGACAAAACAATCTAACTTTCTATCTAGTTTTTCGATTCTTAAAAAGTTATAGACATAATTCATTTTAGAGGCACTTTCGATAAAGATtataaaaaattattcttttttaatatgaaaaaaatatttatggcataaattggctgtttcaggtccaaactgtccgatttgacctgtccgattgcaaacatttgtattcggacaggccaaatcggacaggccaaataGGACAGGCAAACaggacaggtcaaatcggacaggccaaataGGACAGGTAAAATCGaacaggccaaatcggacagttaggcagccaataaaaattaggcacttcatgccactagccaataaagtTTAACTACTTTATCAACcctgaccaatcaaaatcaaggaaaagtgagcaggttgacaggtgcagactgaaaacaaacatggatgaAATTAACTGGCCCCATGACTTCTATTCAGATTTTTGCACACTATTTTCACCTTTCACTGGTTAAGTATTAATAAGAAGCGTATGTGTCCATatattaaatctttaattcAAGAATTTCctgcattttgttattgacacaattaattggtaataggacttcgtgtcgtgcAAATCAGGAGAAACCGTGCaagctcgtaatttcaaatcactcgcccgattactccctgaattgcactccactcagtcctataaCCATTAcctaatattactattattattattatcattattattactaacaTTATTagcataaatattattattatgataataataataataataataataataataattattattattattattatgtaaatgaaacgctttagctccggcggatgttatgccgacattacaccaaaggagtgagccatagccaatggccaaaggtcctttgtgtcatttcttctccttcagctgtccaacagcttccttagaatcctggctgtgcctaacaaggctgttttctgtaacattattattattattattattattattattattattattatttttattattattagcagaAGTTGTATCTTGTGCACGACCtcaacaaggctgttttctgtaacattattattattattattatcattattattattattatcaaaatgCCATCAACATCGAACTGAAATCGTACAATTTCCTTTCCTAGGGTGCGATATATGCAATGAGAAACACGATGGCGAATGTCCGATGCATGGACCATTGCATTCCCTTCGGAAACTTGTCAGCGCTGGCCAATCCCACAGTCCTTTGGAAAACGGCTCCATTCTTAAATTCCCCGATGAAGTCTGCCTCTGCACATCCAGCATTCCTTGCGTCGGATATGGCGTGTGCGCCAGGAAACGAATTCCTGCAGGCACCTGGATAGGGCCGTACGAAGGGAAACTGGTACGACCGGAAGACATCAAAGCTGAAACGGAGACGGAGTACATGTGGGAGGTATTGATGACGATTTCTCATTGGTTCGGCTGATTCCGCGTTCAGCCAATCGGAGGGTGGTGAATTCTTTTAggcattttcccgcgcttagccaGCGGCATCTCCTTGTTCTGTGCTATGATTGAATGAATGCCATTGGTCGAAGACAGGAAAAAAATCGCGCCTGAAATCCTTGAATTGTTACCCcacagaagaagaaaagaaaaactcgTTTAGATTGGAGAAAAACGTCCTAGAGGATTTACGTAAAGGAGAGATACTGTTGGATTTGTCAAGCCCAAAAGTCACATCAAATATAATTTGACGGGACGAGTTATCCACGCGTCGAAACACGCGTTGACACCAGCCATCACTTTTCTTCGGTCATTTAAATCCGTTTTCGACTCAGCTGTTCAGAATCATGATTGGTACACActgtaattttaaaaaaataaaatctttttttttttcgcatttagGTATTCCATGATGGACAAGTCAGCCACTACCTCGACGGCAAAGACGAAGCAAACTCAAGTTGGATGCGTTTTGTTCGTTGCGCTCGGCACAAAAAGGAACAAAACATGGTGGTGTTCCAATACCACGGCTGCGTGTACTACAGGACCACCAAAGAGATCCTTCCTGGGCAAGAACTTCTTGTGTGGTACGATACGAGGTATTCCCAATTCATGGGACTTCCTGTGGCACTTAGCGACTCAGGGAGTAGGGGTGAGTAAGACTGACCTTGTCCACATAAACTTGCTTCCAATTGGTTCcctatagatcgttttcactgtcacgcaataaaaaaataattcgaaaaccatccagtggaaaaagctgagaaagacacgaactaagtcacttctccaagttttagACTTGTGCGTTTTCCCAAACTccagatattcgtcgaaatgtttcgcagaaatttacagagcccagtatggaaacgccatgttggtgtacatccgtggtacaccaatatggcggctggaaaatagtattaacatctgaaacttactttggctaactaggcgactaattttcagtactgaacaaacaagcatttacctaagcccttttcctaataatctaacttctaaaaagactcgaaatcatgagataagtatattttttttcaacaaattcgatcgtaggcttgtgtcacgcacctccataaccctgaacttcaaaatgctctggtttccaaacgaagcacgcttttgagctgtaaaattgtaaacagatataactatactgcctcttatacttgctgaggataaaaactttggtgggtctttagttttgaattttagaaagtgatgacgtcacgtgaaaacggaaaaaatggaaaaaaacaggaaacaaacaaacaggttTATTTTTTGTCGCAGGTGTTCACCCACCACGTGATCTTGTAGCCCAAGAGAGGTCACGTGCAAGGGCCGAGAAAAACGAGCTCCCAGAGTCAGTTGTTCGAAGGACCTTCACAGACCACGCACCAGCTCAACGAGGGCGACCCCCTCTGCGGAGGACTGAGCCCGAGTTAAGCAAAACAGGCAGTGACCACGTGATTCTGAGAGAAGAACGAAGGACAACCTCGTATCGAGGACGAGGCTACGGCTTCAAGCAACAAACGCGAACATTGCCGCGCTTCGATCCAGCGGACGATTTCACGTGGAGATGCAATCAGTGTTTTAAAGCATTCACGAACAGGGAGCAACTTGAAGTTCACCAGTGCAATGGAATCGGCAGCGGAAAAAACTTGACTTGTACGCAATGCAACCAGTCTTTCGCTCATCCCATCGAGTACCGAGCTCATATGGAGTCACATGTCAACGAAAGGCCTTTCAGATGCGGCTACTGCGCAAGCGCGTTCGCCAGTGCAGCTCTCTTGAACCAACATGTCCGTGTTCACATGACCGATGGGAGCCTGGGTACCATGAAATTTTCACCCAAACACGATAGACTTAGCCAagaatttcaattttgatcACCACAAGGGATTGGTGATTTGCAAGaccatttttcatttcttaccTTTTCTGGTCActcacaattaattggtaatagcgCCATCATTTCATTGGCCTTTGACCAATCTAGATAAATAAAAAGGGACCTTTTCCATAATTTTATGACGTCATAAATCACAGCTTCACAAAGCTGAAATCCCAACATTCCAATTTTGCCACTTAGTGGTCTATTTGGGGTTCAAATTTGAGGACCCAAATTTCCACGGTCcataataattttttcatcaCCATTATCAATTAATTATTCCATTCTGTGTGGTTGTCAGCTTTCTACAATTCCCCCCTCCCCTGCTTCAATAAATTCCTTTTGATATCCCTGTATGTTTTAAAGTATAATGACGAAATGATGAATTGTTTGTTGTGAAGATGCAATAAAGTTTCATTCAATTGTTAGCTGTCTAAATCCTtgccagagaaaaaaaaattgtctagaAAGTTTTTCACAGGCTAAAGGAGGCTCAAAGGTCTACAAGAGTTATTACCGAAATAGATTTGTCATGCTTCCTCCAAAATGAATTTACAGATTACAGAAGCACCTCCCATATCGCTGGGGTTCCCTCTTTAACCATAGAATATGCACTCTCATCAACCTGAAGGTGAAGTTTAGATGTGTACCACAAAAACATTATTGCCTGGAGTTTTTATCTATATGTTGCAACTTTTAGACCTTTTAGTGATTGTGAAAGACAATGATTCTACCCCTAGTTACTGGagcaaaaacgaaaaacaaaacaacaaaaaattaaaaaaaacaaaaacaaaaacaaaaacgtttaAACTATTCAGTATTAATTTTAAGTTGTCATTAtcattgaaattattattataaaatttctatttgataattattcaattattattattacataggCTTTAGCATCTGTCTTCTACTGTTAAGGCCACTTTTGCTATTTATGACTCACACATGCTGACTAAAGGTGATATCAAAAATAAATAGTAAAATTATTGATAACAACACATAAATGCAAAAGTAGCTTTTGAGAAGAAAGGAAGACCAGAGgacaaacataaaaaaaaatcttgaaataaagaagaaaattgACAAACTTCATTCAACTGTATGTGAAGTAAAGCAAGAGTGAGAAAAATCGAGCAGAGTCTGTTTTAAAAAATAAGATCCCCTCTGGTAACAACAATTACTATTCAAACCAAAAATTGGCCCACTAGAAATTTTAGATGCATAAGAAATTAACTCTCAATATTTGTTTAAATGGGGTACAAGATCTGAATCAAAACAAGTCCCACCATTATTGAACATGCACAAATGAGTACAACTGCCACTGCCACAACCTCTTGTTCATCCAATATTGCCAGCCTCTACAAAGCAACATTGGGCCAACAATGTCAGAGGCTGTTGCAGCAACATCGTTGGTTCAACAATGCTGACATCTTCACACTACTACCAGTAATATCCTACCTATAACCACCATTACAGGGCCAAACGTGGTGGGTGGCTGTAGAAATTAGCACACCACTAGTACTGCCAAACACCAGCGGACCAACAATGTTGGAAGTTCACGGCCTGAGCGAGTGCAATTTATTAGCTATTAGCTCAAGGCCGTGGAAATTTCACTGTAACTTCAATTTTATGTCATAGCTAAGCAAGGCGTGGAAAGCAAAGCTTACCTTCGGCCAATGAGCTGAGATAATATAGATCACCATAATTTCCCAGGCATTCCTCTTGACAGGTTTGCTCCATGAACCTTTAGCATTCATTGCAGattaaatggaaagaaaactGAGGCTTCCCACAAAATACTGTATATCCATCAACACAACGTCTTTCAAGCGGAAAGACGAGAAATACGAGAAACAGTTTGTGACATTTGAATTTTCCGCCATGCCGCCTTTTCTTcgcattttaaaattcttttggtCAGCAGTATCGCGTGCTAACAATTTGTGTCATCGTATATGGAGACGTAGGACTCCTCACCAATTAAAAATACTGCCGGCAAAAGCTTTTATAGCATTCGATAAAAACATTCGATGCTATAAAAACAACGTATGAATTTCTCAGAACTCTTCGATGATCTGTGGGAGGTTAACTTCGGGAGAGGCTAAAAGCAGAGATGCGGTAGAGGCCCGCAAGAACATGCAaaggtataaaaaaaaaaaatgattgaggGCGAGGCAAGGCTCTGCAGAATCAAGACTTCGTTATCTCTTTTGAATTGCCCAAAATTACGTTGGAAGTTTCCTGATGATAACATTAAGACGAACTCGTTTAAGTAAATGGACAAAAAACTCAATAAACAGGGCAACCCAATTTTTTCTGAGCTCTCATGAACACAGGTCTAATCTTCTGTATTACGTTTGAAAAGACAACTTCTCGCGTTAATCTCATGACACTTCGGTGAAAAAATGAAGGCCATGCTCTCTGCCTCTTACGAATTGACCTTCAGTTATACCTTGTTCTGGACTTTACTAGAAAAGTCATCGCTCGAAATGAATGTAACGTGTCAATATCAGCTTAACAGTGGATTGTAAATTGTGTTTCCAATGCCTATTACGTGAGAGACTATTTTTCTAGGCAAAACAGAAATAACCCCCCGGATGAAGTCCATTTGCTGCGAATTTACAACCTCAAACAAGATGCTGGGCTGACCGCAAAATCATGTCATTGATTTCATTAATCCATTTTATTATGAAAATAGAAGCTCCTATAATGTATTTTCTCCGCATAGGCTTTACAAAAAAGTTAAATTAGTAAATTCAACCTCTCGCTAATTCATACCGGTTTTCACCTCCATGTACTAAACTAAAACCAGAATAttcttgaccaatcacaacacccGCAGTCAATCAAgcgagccaatcaaaacgcaaaGAGAGCCCACGCAGATAAGCACGGGAAAGTAAGTGCCAAGCAACCATTCTGGCGGGAAAAGTTTATGCCGGACAAAAGCAAGAGATTGTTGTCACATGACATGTTCGCGGACGTATTGGTGctagaaaacaatgaaatgacAGTCTTGTTCGTGGACCAGACATTCCGCTTCAACTCTGCTTTCCcgaaaaaattttccctcactTTCACCAAATAAATATGACCGATGTACACGTGATGACTGCGAACCACTGAGAGATCACGTTAAGCACCCAATTAAATACCGCTATGATAATAGATTGCCAACGAGCTATGATTACTAACATAAGGCTCTTACATACCAAAATCATTGCTTAAGCTCCTAAAGTTATAATGATTCAGTTTTATCACCCGTTCGGACGCCATGAAAAACGTTCGTGAACCGTTCGTCATTCTTTCTGTTTCACGCTAATTGTACTTTGGTTGCCTGAGAACTTCGGGTTGCTCTCGGAATATCTTCGGAACTCTTCAGGTGACTTCACAAACGATCCAATTACAGAACAGAAATGAGTGGCTGGAATATCAAGACTGAATAACGAACTTCACGGTAAACGATTTTCTTGAGCCCAAATGAAGTTTCATGAATGAAAACGAACATAATACAACTTGATAGACCTCATTGCGTCTTTGATAAATATCTGTTTTCTGACAAATGCCTGCCGTCGTTACGCAATGAGCACATGCATTTGACATCTTTGCCGTTCTCGTCCTGGCAATAGggaattcaagaaaaaaatatggcGAAGAcgacgccacaaatcaatgatatgttGAATGAATTAAATCAATGATATATgattgaatgagaaaaaataatcgtgctgcacgtgcggcacgcatctaagtacattgcaccaaaaagcgtgcctcACGTGGAGCACGATTACTTCCCCtcaattaaccaatcaaattactgatttgtggcgttgctcTTCTCAATCCCGTAGTCGTTTTAAAGTGCGTGCtaagcgtgccgcacgatttTATCTCGTTGACCAATCAGATTACTCGATTTTTGACACTTCTTCACCATAGCCACCGTAATTTCATTAACTTTCTTTCAGGAGAAGATAAGAACGACGGATTTTGCACTTCAGCTTCCGCAGCCTTTGAAAAGCGCTACGATTCCTGTGTTTCTTGGCAATTTGTTTCAACTAAAAGATTTTGAAAAATCACAAATGAAATTTTATGTTACGAAATATACCTATGCTGCGGAAGACTGAAACAAATGTTACCTATTCTTTATTTTCGTAGCAATAAATTGTTCCCCTCTCATCCGCAGGGGAATTTAGAATTCCTTCAAAATCTTCGTCTTCGAGGGTTGACAACTGACCATTTTTCTTGTACCTTTGAACGAGAAAAGATCCCATTAGGCACATCTAAGTGTACCCTGGCAACTTGAGCAAGATTGGACAAACGAATGAAAGAAgtacaatagaccatttccgagctCATCTCAGTCTCATTTCAAAACGAGTCTCACGCCCAAACTCTTGCTACGGGCGATTAGTTTtactttcaatatgaatgaaaattcagtTTGACGTGTGCACAACTTATGAGGtacatactaaaacaattattcacctcggtgtcGAGAAAAGTGGTGGACATTTACCTCGCCGTTTTCAACATTTCtcgaaaacactcgcctgcggttCTTGTCATTTCTACAtctccttcgtgttctcaaatgcccgtcgtgcatcatcacagtgtaatacacgacttagactttttaaaaaaataaagaccACGACTGAAGTTGACAACAAAGACTCAGCACTCAGACTCGGTTTGAAATAGAGACTGACGTGAAGTTcaaaatggcctattgaaaAAGGCTAATAGTACCCACCCCCTCCCTCCAAAATAAACTTATCACAAACTTACCACAATCCCAATGAATTTTCTGGCATTTTGAACGTTTCAGCGGCAGCACGAAGAAGGTCATAAGCCGAAGCCGATGAACTAACTTTGACGGAACGAGTAAGAAGAAGCTGAACCGTGACGTCACGAGTCCTGGATGAAGAGGAGGTTTTTCGCAGGGGAAGAGGGCTTTTTTTCGGCGCCGGTGGAAGCGGTTTATCCGGGGGCTCCAAATTAAACCCAGAACTTCGCATGCCACTGTGAGAATTATCTtctgaatttttctttcttggCAAGAGGGGCGAACGCGACTCAGCTCCAATCCTTGCCGGTAACGTTCTTGGAGACGAAGGCCTAAGTTCCGGAGGAGGTCGGCGTGGACTACTCGGCCGATCGGTACCAGTCGACAGTGATCGGCTCGGCGGTTCCGAAGGCATCTGATTTCGTTTCAAAGATTTGCGTGTCTCACTCTTGCGCAAGTCTTGCATCAATGCCTGTCTAGTTGTAACCTggaaacaaaacaccaagaaagTTTCAGAAGTCAAAGAGAATGGCTTTCGACTGCGAAAAGAATCAAGATCAAAACCAAAACCGTGGTGAAAAACGCATAGTTTACTTGACGCTCAAGGACAGGTTTGCCTGTCCTCAAACGCCTAACGTTGTATACGCTTTCATCACTCCGTTTGTGTGAAGTAAAATTTTCTACCAAATTCCGTAAGGAAGAGAAAATCACAGTTTTCCTGATACACGCGCCAGCGCGAAATTTGAAGACACGCAACGTGAGGGGAGCCTCGCGTGTCTTCTGGATCTCGCGTGTTCGCGTGTATTCGGCTTGCTTGCTTGACTCGCGTCGAAATTAGAGACCAATCGATTTCTACAATACGTTCAGAAAAGTTCTTCTCAACTCACAACTTCTTTTGTCGCTTGTCCATTCTCCTCAGctggtttttcattttcaatgacTTTACGCGAAGGCGTCGGGGTCTAGGAAGAAACCAAACAACGTTGTGAAGGGAGAGTTTGGTAGCCTTAAGTTTGGCCGGTTCTTCCGAAGTAGTGTTGTGAAACAGTTGATGCAAGTCTCTGGATTCGCTAACCTTGCTCGAACTTAAATCCAAAaataattagtataaatttactcgtagtctatcgtgaatccgtgaatctcaTTACTCGTAggctatctgctgatagtctagaattgtgaatagccaatgaaaatcggctattttgaacacgtgatgcttgtttcacacctcagtgcacatcacgcgcagtgtttgaaacctttgaattgccgatgtaaacacaataaaacattttttcctaaacgttactttacatttttatgcaatgagactacgagtaaatttatactaaaacaattagactactcgccctcgttttctacgagcgatagtcaactcggctgcgcctcgttgactatctgctcgtagaaaactcgggctcgtagtctaatagTGGATGGTTAAGTTTCTGACGAAATCCCGAGGGAAATTACAATGTTCCCCGCGGGATGGAATGTAGTGGTGAGCTGGTAATGGCAAGGGTTCCATGAAAAGTGAAGATCATTTCAAAAATAACCATAATATTGAAAGTCTTTTTTTCATCTTCCTGGTGTATTACGAAGAGGTGTCCAAGCACGTATGACGAAAAACATCCACATCCAATTGTCgtttaaagtgctactgtgacgaaaatcacatcttttctattgatgCCATTTTAAGAAATCAACAAGTatcctgcatgagaagaaaaatgctgtttactattttcaaatatctctttttgttccagagatattcaagttttttaaatatgcaaattagcctagtgatgacgtcatatactcaaccaagttttgatcaaatatgatgaaaaaagatatctcagcaaatttgtatcagaaatgtttcattctttgcagtaagattctactaaatgtgctctacaatttgggcgtaacaattttattcccatggcaacatactgggttccagacctccccaatattaaaggttctggccaccctctgtgTTCAGTTTTTATATTTGCAAATTTTGcttctatacaaaaaaaaaacgaacgaCATTTCGATTTCCATGGCGTCATTTCGTGTAGAACCCGTCTGTCAGGCGAGCCAGGAATCGAACACGTGACCTGCCGATTACTAGTTCGGATACTGACTCGAGGAAAATCGGAATCCGTGTGCTCCCGATTAAGAGTCGAACTTGGGACCTGCTGATTAATGGTTCGGTTATTCTGCAACATTTAAAGCTAAAAAGACTAGGGGGAGCAAATAGATCTTTTGTAAGTGATATGTTGATGGACCTAAACCAAGAAATGTCAGC includes these proteins:
- the LOC136895469 gene encoding putative histone-lysine N-methyltransferase PRDM6; its protein translation is MATFASPVELGNQAGSSATIQSQNSPNLSSAQGNHFTAEDIFNYLYGYTPIRLVDPVQLHLRRKQAMQMDSTAAHKPAFSWCDICNEKHDGECPMHGPLHSLRKLVSAGQSHSPLENGSILKFPDEVCLCTSSIPCVGYGVCARKRIPAGTWIGPYEGKLVRPEDIKAETETEYMWEVFHDGQVSHYLDGKDEANSSWMRFVRCARHKKEQNMVVFQYHGCVYYRTTKEILPGQELLVWYDTRYSQFMGLPVALSDSGSRGVHPPRDLVAQERSRARAEKNELPESVVRRTFTDHAPAQRGRPPLRRTEPELSKTGSDHVILREERRTTSYRGRGYGFKQQTRTLPRFDPADDFTWRCNQCFKAFTNREQLEVHQCNGIGSGKNLTCTQCNQSFAHPIEYRAHMESHVNERPFRCGYCASAFASAALLNQHVRVHMTDGSLGTMKFSPKHDRLSQEFQF